A single Ziziphus jujuba cultivar Dongzao chromosome 11, ASM3175591v1 DNA region contains:
- the LOC132800013 gene encoding uncharacterized protein LOC132800013, translated as MAALRKMLSSVIDQQKHQAEHHMHSHSPSSSVRPSSPVAPSVGEQAEEFDAPIDGSNGRKEDDDCTTPFEPIVPGGPYVEDSWALMPYQPLHFGWDIRVIVASTL; from the exons atggcagcgttaaggaagatgcttagttctgttattgaccaacaaaagcatcag gccgagcatcatatgcatagccattcaccgtcatcttcggttagaccatcatcccctgtggcaccgtctgttggagagcaagctgaagaatttgatgcacccatagacggttccaatggtaggaaggaggatgatgattgtactacaccgtttgagcctatcgtacctggaggaccctatgtggaggattcctgggctttgaTGCCATATCAGCCTTTGcatttcgggtgggatatca gggtgattgtggcgtctacgctcTGA